A window from Cryptomeria japonica chromosome 1, Sugi_1.0, whole genome shotgun sequence encodes these proteins:
- the LOC131050471 gene encoding aldehyde oxidase GLOX → MEGPGNPLAMVVKVVAVLLVITSSCWGRKEKDLQGRWELLLENAGIAAMHTIVMHNNKVIMFDRPNHGSNITRTSPPCTNVRPPLPIDSDCWAHSIEYDIATNKVRPLHILTDTWCSSGALSSNGTLVQTGGWGPAGAFNVRYYTPCSDGTCDWVESVTEKMLGPRWYASDQILPDNRIIVVGGTDNQFNYEFVPKRSGEGLFDLPFLNQTNDFEQNNLYPFLHLSSDGNIFIFANRDSILLDYKNNKVIRTFPTMPGGGARNYPSTGSSVMLPLDFSNGFKTVEIMICGGAPVGSFSRSEANKKSNGQVYLEALKSCGRMEITSENPVWEMEDMPGPRVLNDMIILPTGEILIINGARNGSAGWQDARIPVLNPWLYRAENPAGKRFTVLAPSTIPRMYHSTANLLPDGRILAAGSNANDNYTFTDDVYSKTELRVDAYSPYYLDPVYNRIRPNITYVKPWAAIPYGSEFLVNFTVSGKLSSDVRFHVYAPPFTSHSWSMNQRMLSLAAASPIVKEKKSGKRFYWVVLTAPPSPVAAPSGFYMLTIVNGGVPSQAQWIHFG, encoded by the coding sequence ATGGAGGGCCCGGGTAACCCATTGGCCATGGTGGTCAAGGTTGTAGCAGTTTTGCTGGTTATAACATCATCATGCTGGGGACGCAAGGAAAAAGATCTGCAAGGCAGATGGGAGCTACTATTGGAGAACGCCGGAATTGCTGCAATGCACACAATTGTGATGCACAACAACAAAGTCATAATGTTCGACAGACCGAACCACGGATCCAACATCACCAGAACCAGCCCGCCGTGCACTAATGTAAGACCGCCTCTTCCAATCGATTCAGATTGCTGGGCGCACTCCATAGAATACGACATTGCCACCAACAAAGTGAGGCCTCTACATATTCTGACCGACACCTGGTGCTCTTCTGGTGCTCTGTCCAGCAACGGCACGCTGGTCCAAACGGGCGGGTGGGGACCGGCTGGGGCGTTCAATGTCCGCTACTACACGCCCTGCTCGGACGGTACCTGTGACTGGGTGGAGTCCGTCACAGAGAAGATGCTTGGCCCAAGATGGTATGCTTCCGATCAGATCTTACCCGACAACCGGATCATCGTCGTGGGAGGAACGGATAACCAATTCAATTATGAATTCGTCCCGAAGCGTTCGGGTGAAGGGCTTTTCGATCTGCCTTTTCTCAATCAAACCAACGATTTCGAGCAGAACAATTTGTACCCATTTCTACACCTGTCCTCGGACGGTAATATCTTCATCTTCGCCAACAGGGACTCAATTCTGCTCGACTACAAGAACAATAAAGTCATCCGGACTTTTCCCACCATGCCTGGCGGTGGCGCACGGAACTACCCGAGCACCGGGTCGTCCGTTATGCTTCCCTTAGACTTCTCTAATGGTTTCAAAACAGTGGAGATCATGATCTGCGGAGGAGCACCCGTGGGATCCTTTTCGAGGTCCGAGGCGAACAAGAAGTCCAATGGTCAGGTCTATTTAGAGGCGCTCAAGAGCTGCGGGAGAATGGAGATCACGTCTGAAAATCCAGTGTGGGAAATGGAGGACATGCCAGGTCCCCGGGTATTGAACGACATGATCATACTTCCCACCGGCGAAATCCTCATAATCAATGGGGCTCGAAACGGATCCGCCGGTTGGCAAGATGCCCGGATACCCGTGCTGAACCCGTGGCTCTACAGGGCCGAAAACCCGGCGGGTAAACGATTCACCGTGCTGGCTCCTTCCACCATTCCTCGAATGTACCATTCTACTGCAAATCTTCTTCCCGACGGGCGCATTCTGGCGGCCGGAAGTAACGCCAACGATAATTATACTTTCACAGATGATGTGTACTCGAAAACTGAGCTCCGGGTGGACGCCTACAGTCCTTATTATCTCGACCCGGTTTATAACCGGATTAGGCCCAATATTACTTATGTTAAGCCCTGGGCTGCCATTCCATATGGGTCTGAATTTCTTGTGAATTTTACTGTTTCTGGAAAATTAAGCTCAGATGTTCGTTTTCATGTCTACGCTCCTCCCTTCACATCTCACTCGTGGTCGATGAATCAGAGAATGTTGTCTCTGGCGGCGGCCTCACCCATCGTTAAAGAGAAGAAGAGTGGGAAAAGATTTTATTGGGTGGTTTTGACGGCGCCGCCAAGTCCTGTGGCGGCTCCTTCTGGGTTTTATATGCTCACCATTGTCAATGGCGGTGTTCCCAGCCAGGCCCAATGGATTCACTTTGGCTGA